In the genome of Mytilus edulis chromosome 14, xbMytEdul2.2, whole genome shotgun sequence, the window CAAACCTGCATTAGCTAAATGTAAGAGACCGAGGGTCCTTGGTTCCTCATATCCTGAAGGTTTACGTGATGTATCACCTTCTTCCTGACTTTCACCATCTTCCTCTTTCACAGGGGAGATAACCCAATCTCTATCTACTTTATTTGGGTCCATACGGTGCAGTATCAAGGTCGTAGCAGAACATCCACTCCATCTCACCCTGGAACACTCATCCTTGCCATATGACAGCAAAATGTCTAAAAGTTGGTAGGATTTTTTAAAAGCTTCTTCCATTTTAATAGACATTGGTGGTTTAGGTTGTTTTTTGTTCCTTGGAGTTTTCTCCCCACCAAGTGACTTTTCATAATCagatttttcttcttctattgGTATCAGCTGCTCTTTGCTCCTCTCAGATTCTAAAGCTTTAGATGAACGTCCAGATCTTGGTGTCATCATATCGTCATATTTTGATTCACAAAGTTTGATAATTTGATCAACAATGTTCATACTTCCCTCATAAAGTACTTCCCTCTCACTCTCTTTTGTTGTTGGTCTATCAAATTTATAGTTAGATATATCCTCCATATTGTCGGCCATATTTTCTGCCTTGGTTGAAGTAGTTTTGGGGTCAAATTTCTTCATTTCATTTAACAACATGTGATGGAGTTCAGACGCAGCAACATCTGATGCAAATCTTCCATGATATCCGTCGTAGACGGCCATGAAACATTTATCATTATCTTCACCAAACGAATCTTGATACACTTTTGTATCCTCCATCTGGTTCTTCCAGCGACTGTTTCCATGGGAGCAAAAGCCAACAGCATAAACACAATCTGGACTACAGTTCAAGGCTGAACCATTTACATGTACATCCAGATCCTCTCTCATCTGCTGTAACTGCGCTAAAGTTCCATCCATGTcagtttttaaatattcataagcTTCATTTATTTTCTGTATTTCTCGAGGTTCAATGTGGTTTCCTAAACTAGCAGCAGACTGCTTCATTTTTCTCAATATTACATTTCTTCTTTTCAGCAACATTTCTATATTTTGTGGCCTTGGTAACTTTTTGCCATATTTCATTGTTGCTAGGGCTTTATGGTACTTCCTGTGTTCTTGGAGATGTAGTAGGTGGACATAGTCCTGACATTTTTCACATAGAATTGTAATATCAGGAGTTGTCTCCCCATCTGGAAGATTTGTCTGTGGTGTATCTATCAGGAGAAATAATATCAATTTTaggttatatacatttttattttaatactttttttaaataaatgtatgttgcatttatatgaaaaatatataaatcatatcCTTAGAAGGAATatgatacaaattaaaaaatgaaaactttcaTAGATAGAACCAATCTTAAATACAATCACATCATTTGTctttagaaaaataaaactatttaataaatgtttgatgAAAGAAATGGAGCCATTTAGCACTTTATAGATGAAACACAGAATTTATTGATAATCTCCCAGTAAAATGCAGAAGGATATAGCTTTTGAATTTTGCATAACCtatttattcatttgaaaatctTTTAGATGAATATTTTTAGTTCTTAATCTTATTAAATAATGGGAGATAATCCATTATTtcctaatatatatttttgaaaagcaaATGCTGACTTTTTCTCTTTGAgtcaagaattaaaaaaaaaaacttcataacCACAGCAGGAAATGCATCAgacataaaatcaaaatatgatcaTCAAATTAACTGTTGATAACAGAAATTaatcaaattaacaaaaacaatgtatttgaatttCATAAGTCAATAATTTAACTATTCAATCagaaaaagtataaaattaaaaattaaatgaatgaacaaatatacctcatataaaaacaaacatgtgTTTCTTGGATAATGatatatttattgtattaaaGTTTTAATCAGCAAATTATAAGTTCAACATTTAAAAACTATCAACTATATGTAACATGCATATTTATAGCTGTCTGTGTGTTTTATTGATCTGACTAAGTACAACAAAGGTTCACAATAACATACTAACATGCAACACATGCAGTTATTCGGTTTAATGCAGTCTATATATGTTGATGAAAACAAATGTCATTTAGTAAATGTTCATACTTTATACTGACACCAACATTAGTCAGAAATCTCCGGTAGTTATCTCCCTTCAACCACATTGAAGTGGAGTTCCCCACCTTTTTAATCAATGAATTCAGCAAAAATTATGGAcactttaaaacttattttttggTGAAGCCACAATATTTTCCATAATAAACATTTATCAACATCGTGAAAAGAACTTGTAGTCAtacttttgaataatttaaaCTTCTAATTTGCTAAAATGCTAAATTAATTAATCCACTGTTACTTATAAATTTTACAATGATTCGTAAAGTAATAGTTCTGTATGACATTGTTAGACATGTTCTATCAGGGATATTCATATAACATTCTTGTTatgattttcattaaaaaaatgtgacaaattcAGAAAATATCGCTTATTAATGTTATGGTTTCCACTT includes:
- the LOC139502814 gene encoding protein phosphatase 2C-like domain-containing protein 1 isoform X1, whose protein sequence is MHDFAKHLAVAVNHIRLFGIEMTSESGSVEHHQATQADEEEEEEESIDILDGPTQGLQGHNVNRSAVAIVSGVVKQHKNTPQTNLPDGETTPDITILCEKCQDYVHLLHLQEHRKYHKALATMKYGKKLPRPQNIEMLLKRRNVILRKMKQSAASLGNHIEPREIQKINEAYEYLKTDMDGTLAQLQQMREDLDVHVNGSALNCSPDCVYAVGFCSHGNSRWKNQMEDTKVYQDSFGEDNDKCFMAVYDGYHGRFASDVAASELHHMLLNEMKKFDPKTTSTKAENMADNMEDISNYKFDRPTTKESEREVLYEGSMNIVDQIIKLCESKYDDMMTPRSGRSSKALESERSKEQLIPIEEEKSDYEKSLGGEKTPRNKKQPKPPMSIKMEEAFKKSYQLLDILLSYGKDECSRVRWSGCSATTLILHRMDPNKVDRDWVISPVKEEDGESQEEGDTSRKPSGYEEPRTLGLLHLANAGNVHCVLVRGNQPYRITREHTPNNEKELKRVIKAGGDISESKKEKRVNGVLSTTRGLGNHGDVKLKKCVLVEPYTTSVPIDQYAQFLILASHGVWEVFTPQEATSLLLKLLPSNFVPVPSKISTTLQPLMEDINSQHITTPHSNFSPSVAKQHHHDNTIDEKEEERQLSPLIDERLRKIETKSPNTEADLKTEIGSHMGDSDGESGNEADIETYGDYLSIPAFSRMSIINPNHTRDTYHREFAKVMAEHLVQAALQAGAKDNITVTIALLPGCGL
- the LOC139502814 gene encoding protein phosphatase 2C-like domain-containing protein 1 isoform X2, which produces MHDFAKHLAVAVNHIRLFGKMTSESGSVEHHQATQADEEEEEEESIDILDGPTQGLQGHNVNRSAVAIVSGVVKQHKNTPQTNLPDGETTPDITILCEKCQDYVHLLHLQEHRKYHKALATMKYGKKLPRPQNIEMLLKRRNVILRKMKQSAASLGNHIEPREIQKINEAYEYLKTDMDGTLAQLQQMREDLDVHVNGSALNCSPDCVYAVGFCSHGNSRWKNQMEDTKVYQDSFGEDNDKCFMAVYDGYHGRFASDVAASELHHMLLNEMKKFDPKTTSTKAENMADNMEDISNYKFDRPTTKESEREVLYEGSMNIVDQIIKLCESKYDDMMTPRSGRSSKALESERSKEQLIPIEEEKSDYEKSLGGEKTPRNKKQPKPPMSIKMEEAFKKSYQLLDILLSYGKDECSRVRWSGCSATTLILHRMDPNKVDRDWVISPVKEEDGESQEEGDTSRKPSGYEEPRTLGLLHLANAGNVHCVLVRGNQPYRITREHTPNNEKELKRVIKAGGDISESKKEKRVNGVLSTTRGLGNHGDVKLKKCVLVEPYTTSVPIDQYAQFLILASHGVWEVFTPQEATSLLLKLLPSNFVPVPSKISTTLQPLMEDINSQHITTPHSNFSPSVAKQHHHDNTIDEKEEERQLSPLIDERLRKIETKSPNTEADLKTEIGSHMGDSDGESGNEADIETYGDYLSIPAFSRMSIINPNHTRDTYHREFAKVMAEHLVQAALQAGAKDNITVTIALLPGCGL
- the LOC139502814 gene encoding protein phosphatase 2C-like domain-containing protein 1 isoform X7 → MTSESGSVEHHQATQADEEEEEEESIDILDGPTQGLQGHNVNRSDTPQTNLPDGETTPDITILCEKCQDYVHLLHLQEHRKYHKALATMKYGKKLPRPQNIEMLLKRRNVILRKMKQSAASLGNHIEPREIQKINEAYEYLKTDMDGTLAQLQQMREDLDVHVNGSALNCSPDCVYAVGFCSHGNSRWKNQMEDTKVYQDSFGEDNDKCFMAVYDGYHGRFASDVAASELHHMLLNEMKKFDPKTTSTKAENMADNMEDISNYKFDRPTTKESEREVLYEGSMNIVDQIIKLCESKYDDMMTPRSGRSSKALESERSKEQLIPIEEEKSDYEKSLGGEKTPRNKKQPKPPMSIKMEEAFKKSYQLLDILLSYGKDECSRVRWSGCSATTLILHRMDPNKVDRDWVISPVKEEDGESQEEGDTSRKPSGYEEPRTLGLLHLANAGNVHCVLVRGNQPYRITREHTPNNEKELKRVIKAGGDISESKKEKRVNGVLSTTRGLGNHGDVKLKKCVLVEPYTTSVPIDQYAQFLILASHGVWEVFTPQEATSLLLKLLPSNFVPVPSKISTTLQPLMEDINSQHITTPHSNFSPSVAKQHHHDNTIDEKEEERQLSPLIDERLRKIETKSPNTEADLKTEIGSHMGDSDGESGNEADIETYGDYLSIPAFSRMSIINPNHTRDTYHREFAKVMAEHLVQAALQAGAKDNITVTIALLPGCGL
- the LOC139502814 gene encoding protein phosphatase 2C-like domain-containing protein 1 isoform X4, with protein sequence MHDFAKHLAVAVNHIRLFGIEMTSESGSVEHHQATQADEEEEEEESIDILDGPTQGLQGHNVNRSDTPQTNLPDGETTPDITILCEKCQDYVHLLHLQEHRKYHKALATMKYGKKLPRPQNIEMLLKRRNVILRKMKQSAASLGNHIEPREIQKINEAYEYLKTDMDGTLAQLQQMREDLDVHVNGSALNCSPDCVYAVGFCSHGNSRWKNQMEDTKVYQDSFGEDNDKCFMAVYDGYHGRFASDVAASELHHMLLNEMKKFDPKTTSTKAENMADNMEDISNYKFDRPTTKESEREVLYEGSMNIVDQIIKLCESKYDDMMTPRSGRSSKALESERSKEQLIPIEEEKSDYEKSLGGEKTPRNKKQPKPPMSIKMEEAFKKSYQLLDILLSYGKDECSRVRWSGCSATTLILHRMDPNKVDRDWVISPVKEEDGESQEEGDTSRKPSGYEEPRTLGLLHLANAGNVHCVLVRGNQPYRITREHTPNNEKELKRVIKAGGDISESKKEKRVNGVLSTTRGLGNHGDVKLKKCVLVEPYTTSVPIDQYAQFLILASHGVWEVFTPQEATSLLLKLLPSNFVPVPSKISTTLQPLMEDINSQHITTPHSNFSPSVAKQHHHDNTIDEKEEERQLSPLIDERLRKIETKSPNTEADLKTEIGSHMGDSDGESGNEADIETYGDYLSIPAFSRMSIINPNHTRDTYHREFAKVMAEHLVQAALQAGAKDNITVTIALLPGCGL
- the LOC139502814 gene encoding protein phosphatase 2C-like domain-containing protein 1 isoform X3, with the protein product MHDFAKHLAVAVNHIRLFGKMTSESGSVEHHQATQADEEEEEEESIDILDGPTQGLQGHNVNRSAVAIVSGDTPQTNLPDGETTPDITILCEKCQDYVHLLHLQEHRKYHKALATMKYGKKLPRPQNIEMLLKRRNVILRKMKQSAASLGNHIEPREIQKINEAYEYLKTDMDGTLAQLQQMREDLDVHVNGSALNCSPDCVYAVGFCSHGNSRWKNQMEDTKVYQDSFGEDNDKCFMAVYDGYHGRFASDVAASELHHMLLNEMKKFDPKTTSTKAENMADNMEDISNYKFDRPTTKESEREVLYEGSMNIVDQIIKLCESKYDDMMTPRSGRSSKALESERSKEQLIPIEEEKSDYEKSLGGEKTPRNKKQPKPPMSIKMEEAFKKSYQLLDILLSYGKDECSRVRWSGCSATTLILHRMDPNKVDRDWVISPVKEEDGESQEEGDTSRKPSGYEEPRTLGLLHLANAGNVHCVLVRGNQPYRITREHTPNNEKELKRVIKAGGDISESKKEKRVNGVLSTTRGLGNHGDVKLKKCVLVEPYTTSVPIDQYAQFLILASHGVWEVFTPQEATSLLLKLLPSNFVPVPSKISTTLQPLMEDINSQHITTPHSNFSPSVAKQHHHDNTIDEKEEERQLSPLIDERLRKIETKSPNTEADLKTEIGSHMGDSDGESGNEADIETYGDYLSIPAFSRMSIINPNHTRDTYHREFAKVMAEHLVQAALQAGAKDNITVTIALLPGCGL
- the LOC139502814 gene encoding protein phosphatase 2C-like domain-containing protein 1 isoform X6 is translated as MTSESGSVEHHQATQADEEEEEEESIDILDGPTQGLQGHNVNRSAVAIVSGDTPQTNLPDGETTPDITILCEKCQDYVHLLHLQEHRKYHKALATMKYGKKLPRPQNIEMLLKRRNVILRKMKQSAASLGNHIEPREIQKINEAYEYLKTDMDGTLAQLQQMREDLDVHVNGSALNCSPDCVYAVGFCSHGNSRWKNQMEDTKVYQDSFGEDNDKCFMAVYDGYHGRFASDVAASELHHMLLNEMKKFDPKTTSTKAENMADNMEDISNYKFDRPTTKESEREVLYEGSMNIVDQIIKLCESKYDDMMTPRSGRSSKALESERSKEQLIPIEEEKSDYEKSLGGEKTPRNKKQPKPPMSIKMEEAFKKSYQLLDILLSYGKDECSRVRWSGCSATTLILHRMDPNKVDRDWVISPVKEEDGESQEEGDTSRKPSGYEEPRTLGLLHLANAGNVHCVLVRGNQPYRITREHTPNNEKELKRVIKAGGDISESKKEKRVNGVLSTTRGLGNHGDVKLKKCVLVEPYTTSVPIDQYAQFLILASHGVWEVFTPQEATSLLLKLLPSNFVPVPSKISTTLQPLMEDINSQHITTPHSNFSPSVAKQHHHDNTIDEKEEERQLSPLIDERLRKIETKSPNTEADLKTEIGSHMGDSDGESGNEADIETYGDYLSIPAFSRMSIINPNHTRDTYHREFAKVMAEHLVQAALQAGAKDNITVTIALLPGCGL
- the LOC139502814 gene encoding protein phosphatase 2C-like domain-containing protein 1 isoform X5, whose translation is MHDFAKHLAVAVNHIRLFGKMTSESGSVEHHQATQADEEEEEEESIDILDGPTQGLQGHNVNRSDTPQTNLPDGETTPDITILCEKCQDYVHLLHLQEHRKYHKALATMKYGKKLPRPQNIEMLLKRRNVILRKMKQSAASLGNHIEPREIQKINEAYEYLKTDMDGTLAQLQQMREDLDVHVNGSALNCSPDCVYAVGFCSHGNSRWKNQMEDTKVYQDSFGEDNDKCFMAVYDGYHGRFASDVAASELHHMLLNEMKKFDPKTTSTKAENMADNMEDISNYKFDRPTTKESEREVLYEGSMNIVDQIIKLCESKYDDMMTPRSGRSSKALESERSKEQLIPIEEEKSDYEKSLGGEKTPRNKKQPKPPMSIKMEEAFKKSYQLLDILLSYGKDECSRVRWSGCSATTLILHRMDPNKVDRDWVISPVKEEDGESQEEGDTSRKPSGYEEPRTLGLLHLANAGNVHCVLVRGNQPYRITREHTPNNEKELKRVIKAGGDISESKKEKRVNGVLSTTRGLGNHGDVKLKKCVLVEPYTTSVPIDQYAQFLILASHGVWEVFTPQEATSLLLKLLPSNFVPVPSKISTTLQPLMEDINSQHITTPHSNFSPSVAKQHHHDNTIDEKEEERQLSPLIDERLRKIETKSPNTEADLKTEIGSHMGDSDGESGNEADIETYGDYLSIPAFSRMSIINPNHTRDTYHREFAKVMAEHLVQAALQAGAKDNITVTIALLPGCGL